CGTCCTCACCTGGCACGTCCTCACCTGGCACGTCCTCACCTGCCACGTCCTCACCTGCCACGCCTTCAACCGGCGCGTCTTCAACCGGCGCGTCTTCAGCCGGCGCGTCCTCACCGGGTAGGTCCGTCCCCTCTCCCGGCGCGTCTTCAGCCGGCACATCCTCATCCGCGGCGTCCTCAGCCGGCGGGTCCCCGGCCGGGGCGGCCCCACCGCCCTGCTCGAGGGCAAAGGCGGCGCCGAGGAGGAACAGGACGAGCGCGGCCGGGACGAGAGAGCGCACCGGTTAGGACTGCTCGAACGTCAGGTCGAAGGTATCCTCCTCGAAGCCGGGCGGGCCGTCTAAGAGCTCGACCACGTCCAAGTCGGTGAGCTGCTCGATGCGCCCGCCGCTGATCGTAAAGCCCTCCACCTCGTTGGCGGCGCGCGCCGGGCTGCCGATGATCTCGGCCCGGGCGGCCTCGTCGTCGAAGTAGACGGTGTCACCGGTGCTGGTGGTGTTGCCGCTCGTCAAGGTCACGTTGCCCCGCGCCAGGAGGCGGTTGTCGGCGGTCAGCACGCGAATCTCGTCGGCGGTGATGGTAAGAAGGCCGTCCTCGCTCTGGCGGACGACGGTCACCTGACCGGCCTCATCGCGCAGCCGCGCCAGCTCGCGCTCCTCCTCGAAGACGATCTCCTCGGCCTCGGCGCTGCTGTTGCCGCTGACCAAGGTCACGTTGCCGCGACTGGTGCTGGTGTCGGTATCGACGTCGAAGTCTACCTCGTCGGCGGCGATCTCGACCTCGTCGTCGTCCTCCTCACGCGGGTTCACGGTGACCTGCGCCGGGCCGTTCAGGACGCCGCGGCCACTCTCCTCGTTGTAGACGAGGGCCGGGCCGGTGGCACTCAGCCGGCCCCGGACGACGCGCACGCCATCCTCAAAGGAGGCGGTGCGCTGGCCTTGCGCCTGGTTGATGGCCACACCCTCGGGCGCGCGCAGGGTAGCCTGCTGGCCGTAGATGGTCAGGGTGGAGACGGTCGCCACCACACCCTCGGGCTCGGGATGGGTAAAGGTGATGGGTCCGGTGCGGATGTTGCCGGAGGACGAGCCGCCCACCGCCTCGATGGTGATGATGCGCCGCGCCTCCTGGTCCTGTGCCGCTGGCTCCTGAGCGCCCACGCTGAGGAGCGCGGCGCAGACGAGCACGGCGAGGACTGGGCTTAGGGTTCTGGACATGGGTTCTCCCTTGTGTAGAGGCTCTCGCCGTCGATGTACTGATTGCGGGGGTTGCTCACCTGAAAGTCGGCGAGGTCGAAGTCGGCGTAGGCGTCGTCGCCTGAGTTTTCGCCCAAGCCCTCGCCGCTGTAGTTGAGCCGCGGGATCTCGAAGCGTCCCGCGTCCTGGTTGATGAGGACGGGACGGACACCGTCGCCCTGCATCTCCATGTCGATGTTCTCGCCCAAAAAATGCACGAAGATCCTCTGGCTGCGCAGGTTGTCGCGGCTGTCGATGACAGCCTCGTCCGCGCAGAGCGTGAAGTCGCTTTCGCCGTCCACCAGGCGCAGGCCCTCGGTGACCTCGTGGAGCACCGACTCGCGGCTGTTGGGCGAGTAGTCCAGCGCTAGCGCCGCGAAGCGCCAGCGCGCCCCCGGGTCGGCCTCGGGGTAGAGGTTCAAGTTGACGCGTTCTAGGCGAACGCTCGAGTCGGGCACGAGCTGCGGCCGCCCCGGCAGGAGGGCCACCACCGCCAGCACCCCCAGCACCGCCACCAGAACGACAAGCGCAAGTCTCAGCACGGCCTCAATCTATCAGGCGAGGGCCATGAGAAGCGTGACATCAGGGTAAAGGGGGCTTCGCTGAAAGGATGCGCGCTCGGTGCGGGCTTGACGAGAAGCTTTGGCCCAAGAACCCCACCGTGAGGCCCCGTGACCCTGGATTGGGCCGCCGATTCATGTTCCAGCCGGGCTATCTGGCCGCGCCGAGGTATGCTACAATAGACGGTCGATGCTAGGGCCCTTGCCGCCTCGCAAGCAGCGTCCAAGAGCCCTATCCAAGCACCCAAACGCAAGCGCGCCCAGGCCGGCGCGCCAGCCCACCATAACTTCAGTGCAGCCGCAGGCTCACCGCACCCTTTCACGCTGACCGCTCTGAGCCGCTAGGAGGCAATGTGGCGACAAACGCAAGCAGCAAAAAAGCCGAGACCAAGCAGCCCCCCAAGCCCGCCAAGAAGGCCGCGCCGGCCAAGGGCACGGAAGCCGTGGCGACGCCCAGCCCGGGCTGGCAAAACACCGCTGAGATCCAGGGACTCATCGCCACCGGCAAGAGCCAGGGCTCCCTCAACACCGAAGAGGCCACCAACGCGCTCAGCAAGGCCTTTGAGGGCATGGGGCGCGAGCCTGGCGAGGGGGAGGGCTTTGAGGACCTCATGCAGCTCTTGCAGAAGGAGGGCGTCGAGATCGCCGACCTCGCCGAAGACGAGATCATCGACGACGAAGGCTTCAACGACTTGGACGACTTCGACGCCTTGGACGACGAGGCCGATGAGGTCGACGAACGCGAGGAGCGCGAGGAGATGGAGGCGCGCGCCGAGCTGATGGCGGGCAGCCGCCTCTCCACCAACGACCCGGTGCGCCAGTACCTCCACGAGATCGGCCGCGTCAACCTGCTCACCCTCGAGGAAGAGATCGACCTCGCCCGGCGCATCGAGGACGGCGAAGCCGCCCAGAAGCGCCTGGCCAGCGAGGGCGAGGAGCTGCCCGAGCGCAGCAAGCGCGGCCTCATGCGCGTCAAAGAGGACGGCGACATGGCCCGGCAGCACCTCATCGAGGCCAACTTGCGCCTGGTCGTCTCGATCGCCAAAAAGTACACCGGCCGCGGCCTCTCCTTTTTGGACCTCATCCAGGAGGGCAACCAGGGCCTCATTCGCGCCGTCGAGAAGTTCGAGTACCGCCGCCGCTACAAGTTCAGCACCTACGCGACCTGG
The DNA window shown above is from Deinococcota bacterium and carries:
- a CDS encoding OstA family protein; amino-acid sequence: MSRTLSPVLAVLVCAALLSVGAQEPAAQDQEARRIITIEAVGGSSSGNIRTGPITFTHPEPEGVVATVSTLTIYGQQATLRAPEGVAINQAQGQRTASFEDGVRVVRGRLSATGPALVYNEESGRGVLNGPAQVTVNPREEDDDEVEIAADEVDFDVDTDTSTSRGNVTLVSGNSSAEAEEIVFEEERELARLRDEAGQVTVVRQSEDGLLTITADEIRVLTADNRLLARGNVTLTSGNTTSTGDTVYFDDEAARAEIIGSPARAANEVEGFTISGGRIEQLTDLDVVELLDGPPGFEEDTFDLTFEQS
- the rpoD gene encoding RNA polymerase sigma factor RpoD codes for the protein MATNASSKKAETKQPPKPAKKAAPAKGTEAVATPSPGWQNTAEIQGLIATGKSQGSLNTEEATNALSKAFEGMGREPGEGEGFEDLMQLLQKEGVEIADLAEDEIIDDEGFNDLDDFDALDDEADEVDEREEREEMEARAELMAGSRLSTNDPVRQYLHEIGRVNLLTLEEEIDLARRIEDGEAAQKRLASEGEELPERSKRGLMRVKEDGDMARQHLIEANLRLVVSIAKKYTGRGLSFLDLIQEGNQGLIRAVEKFEYRRRYKFSTYATWWIRQAINRAIADQARTIRIPVHMVETINKLTRTARQLQQELSREASYDEIAEAMGPGWNAEKVEEVFKVSQEPVSLETPIGDEKDSFYGDFIPDEGVESPVEQASKTLLSEELDKALGKLTEREAMVLKLRKGLVDGREHTLEEVGAYFGVTRERIRQIENKALRKLKYHESRTRKLRDFLD